In a single window of the Vitis vinifera cultivar Pinot Noir 40024 chromosome 6, ASM3070453v1 genome:
- the LOC100263879 gene encoding NAC domain-containing protein 90 has product MEDLPPGFRFYPTEEELVSFYLRMKLRGKRLQEISRVIPDIDIYELEPSHLPKHAGEVCKADTEQWFFFTPRQEREARGGRPSRTTESGYWKATGSPSYVYSSDNRVIGVKKTMVFYKGKAPAGRKTKWKMHEYRAIETDTTTLNSTTAIPKLRHEFTLSRVYVVSGSFRAFDRRPLGTVVREETSQQVQQHAAAAAVSSDDHDHDQDTQIMEKTSSSPESSCSGGDHLHLQASPAPIDDFPWDWDPLDGL; this is encoded by the exons ATGGAGGACCTCCCACCGGGCTTTCGCTTCTACCCAACTGAAGAAGAACTTGTCTCCTTCTACCTCCGCATGAAGCTCCGGGGTAAGAGGCTGCAGGAGATCAGCCGGGTCATCCCGGATATCGACATTTATGAGCTGGAGCCAAGTCATCTTCCAA AACATGCAGGGGAGGTGTGTAAAGCGGACACTGAGCAATGGTTCTTCTTTACTCCGCGACAAGAGAGGGAGGCCCGGGGAGGAAGGCCTAGTAGGACGACTGAGTCAGGGTACTGGAAGGCCACGGGCTCTCCCAGCTACGTCTACTCTTCAGACAATCGGGTGATTGGAGTGAAGAAGACCATGGTTTTCTACAAAGGCAAAGCTCCTGCTGGCAGAAAAACCAAGTGGAAGATGCATGAGTACAGAGCCATTGAAACAGATACAACCACCCTTAACAGTACTACTGCGATTCCAAAG TTGAGGCATGAGTTCACCCTGTCCCGAGTTTATGTCGTATCCGGGAGCTTCAGAGCATTTGATCGACGGCCCCTGGGCACAGTGGTGAGAGAAGAAACCAGCCAGCAAGTTCAACAACATGCTGCTGCAGCTGCGGTGTCATCTGATGATCATGATCATGATCAGGATACTCAAATAATGGAGAAAACAAGCTCATCACCTGAAAGTTCGTGTTCAGGAGGAGACCATCTTCATCTCCAAGCCTCCCCGGCACCTATCGACGATTTTCCATGGGATTGGGATCCACTGGATGGGCTTTAA
- the LOC100263868 gene encoding transcription factor SRM1, whose protein sequence is MFPNDSWMMMVNQSPSPSSSSSWSRHQDKLFERALVVIPEETPDRWDKIAAQVPGKSSSEVRRHYEDLVHDVAEIDSGRVELPLYEDESCGSPWASDSRAGQVSFSPRPRQSESERKKGVPWTEEEHRLFLIGLQRYGKGDWRSISRNAVVSRTPTQVASHAQKYFMRLTSGKKDKKRSSIHDITTVDTSNSLPHSNTQTWVGESLASQIPYYEEGPPSFGFSM, encoded by the exons ATGTTTCCAAACGATTCCTGGATGATGATGGTCAATCAATCGCCCTCtccttcttcctcctcctcttgGTCTCGCCACCAGGACAAGCTCTTCGAGCGAGCTCTGGTCGTCATCCCTGAGGAAACCCCCGACCGCTGGGACAAAATCGCTGCTCAAGTCCCCGGCAAGTCATCCTCTGAGGTCCGCCGCCACTACGAGGACTTGGTTCACGACGTGGCGGAGATCGACTCCGGCCGAGTGGAGTTGCCGCTGTACGAGGACGAGTCCTGCGGCTCCCCCTGGGCCTCCGACTCACGTGCGGGTCAGGTTTCGTTTTCACCGAGGCCTAGGCAGAGCGAGTCGGAGCGGAAAAAGGGCGTGCCCTGGACAGAGGAAGAACACCG GTTGTTCCTGATCGGGCTACAAAGGTACGGAAAGGGGGATTGGCGGAGCATATCAAGAAATGCGGTGGTGTCGAGAACACCCACCCAAGTAGCCAGCCATGCCCAAAAGTACTTCATGCGGCTAACCTCCGgcaaaaaagataagaaaagatCAAGCATCCATGACATCACTACTGTGGATACCTCCAACTCCCTGCCTCACTCTAATACCCAGACCTGGGTGGGAGAATCTCTTGCATCTCAAATCCCCTACTATGAAGAAGGACCCCCAAGTTTTggattttccatgtaa
- the LOC100241605 gene encoding vesicle-associated membrane protein 714 → MAIVYALVARGTVVLSEFSAVSGNTGAVARRILEKLPAEADSRLCFSQDRYIFHILRADGLAFLCMANDTFGRRIPFSYLEDIQMRFMKNYGKVAHYAPAYAMNDEFSRVLHQQMEFFSSNPSADTLNRVRGEVGEIRTIMVENIEKILERGDRIELLVDKTATMQDSSFHFKKQSKRLRRALWMKNAKLLALLTCLIVVLLYIIIAACCGGITLPSCRS, encoded by the exons ATGGCGATTGTCTATGCGCTGGTGGCCAGAGGGACCGTGGTGCTTTCTGAGTTCAGCGCCGTCTCCGGCAACACTGGCGCCGTCGCTCGCCGGATTCTTGAGAAGCTGCCTGCCGAGGCCGATTCCAGGCTCTGTTTCTCGCAGGATCGCTACATATTTCACATACTCAGAGCCGATGGACTCGCGTTCCTTTGCATGGCCAACGACACCTTCGGAA GGCGGATCCCATTTTCATACCTTGAAGATATTCAGATGAGGTTCATGAAGAACTATGGGAAAGTGGCCCACTATGCTCCTGCATATGCAATGAATGATGAATTTTCAAGGGTTTTACATCAGCAAATGGAATTCTTCTCTAGTAATCCTAGTGCAGATACTCTCAATCGTGTCAGAGGTGAAGTTGGTGAG ATACGCACCATCATGGTAGAAAACATTGAGAAGATACTGGAGAGAGGTGATAGGATTGAACTTCTTGTTGACAAAACTGCAACAATGCAAGACAGTTCTTTTCACTTCAAGAAGCAGTCTAAGCGCTTGCGCCGAGCTCTTTGGATGAAAAATGCCAAGCTCTT GGCCTTGTTGACATGCTTGATTGTTGTGCTGCTGTACATTATAATTGCCGCTTGTTGTGGAGGCATCACTCTTCCTTCCTGCAGATCTTAA